A stretch of Methanosphaerula palustris E1-9c DNA encodes these proteins:
- the mtrB gene encoding tetrahydromethanopterin S-methyltransferase subunit MtrB: MYVQVLPEYGLVLDPMVGIVTTAGESFAPVLEQIAILESASDDLVNMLSGEGILASSFPGREQTLKIAGGISAFWYGIAVGLFIAGIIAFELVKVK; this comes from the coding sequence ATGTACGTCCAGGTTCTGCCTGAATACGGCCTTGTCCTCGACCCAATGGTCGGGATCGTCACCACCGCAGGGGAATCCTTTGCACCGGTGCTCGAACAGATCGCCATCCTCGAATCGGCATCAGATGATCTGGTGAACATGCTCTCTGGTGAGGGGATCCTTGCATCCTCGTTCCCAGGAAGAGAACAGACTCTGAAGATCGCAGGAGGAATAAGCGCCTTCTGGTATGGTATCGCAGTCGGACTATTCATCGCAGGTATCATCGCCTTCGAACTGGTCAAGGTGAAGTGA
- the mtrA gene encoding tetrahydromethanopterin S-methyltransferase subunit A, with protein sequence MADKKSPASGWPIVQGDFHSGDANSPVAVITMGSHLDEQGICDAGAAICGSCKTENLGLEKVVANVISNPNIRFVLLCGTEVKGHLSGQSLRQLHSSGVDKGKIVGSEGAIPFIENLDDAAIKRFQEQIEIVNIMESEDLGTIKAKINELKGKDPGAFAADAMVVEVKEAGGSTEVAAAGANPQFLEMEKRLDAIEKKIEFVDAEIAQRAGRKVGRDIGILYGLVAGLTVFIILLVLLSKLNAIV encoded by the coding sequence ATGGCAGATAAGAAATCACCAGCCAGTGGATGGCCAATTGTCCAGGGCGACTTCCATTCGGGGGATGCAAACAGCCCGGTGGCAGTCATTACCATGGGCTCACACCTCGACGAACAGGGAATCTGCGATGCAGGCGCAGCCATATGCGGCTCCTGTAAGACAGAGAACCTCGGGCTTGAGAAGGTCGTTGCAAACGTCATCTCGAACCCGAACATCCGCTTCGTCCTGCTCTGTGGGACTGAAGTGAAAGGGCACCTTTCAGGACAGTCACTCCGCCAGCTCCACTCATCAGGTGTTGACAAGGGGAAGATCGTCGGTTCCGAAGGTGCTATCCCGTTCATCGAGAACCTCGATGACGCGGCGATCAAGCGCTTCCAGGAACAGATCGAGATCGTCAACATCATGGAGAGCGAAGATCTCGGCACCATTAAGGCAAAGATCAACGAACTGAAGGGCAAAGACCCTGGTGCGTTCGCTGCTGATGCCATGGTCGTCGAGGTCAAGGAAGCAGGCGGCTCAACAGAGGTTGCAGCAGCCGGGGCTAATCCCCAGTTCCTTGAGATGGAGAAGAGGCTCGATGCAATCGAGAAGAAGATCGAGTTCGTGGACGCAGAGATCGCCCAGCGTGCAGGCCGCAAGGTTGGGAGAGATATTGGTATTTTATACGGACTGGTAGCTGGATTGACAGTATTTATCATACTGCTCGTTCTGCTCTCCAAATTGAATGCGATAGTGTAA
- the mtrH gene encoding tetrahydromethanopterin S-methyltransferase subunit H: MFRFEKEQQVWDFNGTKIGGQPGEHPTVLGASIFYNKHEIVLDDHKGTIDKPKAEALWNRCQELTDETGVHFFIQIIGEFGEALESYFDWFASIDDKTAFLMDSSAPAARMQAAKYVTEVGLANRAIYNSINGSISQEEIDVLAKSDVDAAIVLAFNPADPSVAGRQKVLGEGGVAGQSKGMIQIAEEAGITRPILDTAATPLGLGSGGSYREILACKGIYGLPTGGAYHNMTVSWTWLRRWKKNLGTVYDGKPALKDQMLKHYAKDIEALKQAVWSAPDIGCNLIASTLGADLIMFGPIENMEPMLTTQAYADITILEAARDLGIDTQDPNHPIFKLI; this comes from the coding sequence ATGTTCAGATTTGAAAAAGAACAACAAGTCTGGGATTTCAATGGTACCAAGATCGGTGGGCAGCCTGGAGAACACCCCACCGTTCTCGGTGCATCGATCTTCTATAACAAGCACGAGATTGTGCTCGACGACCACAAGGGTACGATCGACAAGCCGAAGGCTGAAGCACTCTGGAACCGCTGTCAGGAACTGACCGACGAGACGGGTGTACACTTCTTCATCCAGATCATCGGTGAATTTGGCGAGGCGCTCGAGTCCTACTTTGACTGGTTCGCATCGATCGACGACAAGACCGCCTTCCTGATGGACTCCTCGGCACCTGCAGCACGTATGCAGGCAGCCAAGTACGTCACCGAGGTCGGACTCGCCAACCGTGCGATCTACAACTCGATCAACGGTTCGATCAGCCAGGAAGAGATCGATGTCCTCGCAAAGAGTGACGTCGACGCAGCCATTGTGCTCGCATTCAACCCGGCTGACCCATCCGTCGCTGGGCGCCAGAAGGTGCTCGGCGAGGGTGGTGTCGCAGGACAGTCCAAGGGTATGATTCAGATCGCAGAGGAGGCAGGTATCACCAGGCCAATCCTCGACACTGCAGCCACACCACTCGGTCTCGGTTCAGGCGGATCGTACCGTGAGATCCTTGCATGCAAGGGGATCTATGGTCTTCCAACCGGTGGTGCATACCACAACATGACCGTCTCATGGACCTGGCTCCGCAGATGGAAGAAAAACCTCGGCACCGTCTATGACGGAAAACCAGCCCTCAAAGACCAGATGCTCAAGCACTATGCAAAGGACATCGAGGCCCTCAAGCAGGCAGTCTGGTCAGCACCAGATATCGGCTGCAACCTGATCGCAAGCACCCTCGGTGCTGACTTGATCATGTTCGGTCCGATCGAGAACATGGAGCCGATGCTGACGACCCAGGCATATGCAGATATCACGATCCTCGAGGCAGCTCGCGATCTCGGTATCGACACCCAGGATCCGAATCATCCAATCTTCAAACTCATCTAA
- the mtrA gene encoding tetrahydromethanopterin S-methyltransferase subunit A, producing the protein MADKKSPASGWPIVQGDFHSGDANSPVAVITMGSHLDEQGICDAGAAICGSCKTENLGLEKVVANVISNPNIRFVLLCGTEVKGHLSGQSLRQLHSSGVDKGKIVGSEGAIPFIENLDDAAIKRFQEQIEIVNIMESEDLGTIKAKINELKGKDPGAFAGDAMVVEVKEAGGAAEESTGEVQPLSGEVVLVHARMKVIEKMITDIGYWDRYAAGVYSGKVEGLMIGLIVSFALIGFLLMG; encoded by the coding sequence ATGGCAGATAAGAAATCACCAGCCAGTGGATGGCCAATTGTCCAGGGCGACTTCCATTCAGGGGATGCAAACAGCCCGGTGGCAGTCATTACCATGGGCTCACACCTCGACGAACAGGGAATCTGCGATGCAGGCGCAGCCATATGCGGCTCCTGTAAGACAGAGAACCTCGGGCTTGAGAAGGTCGTTGCAAACGTCATCTCGAACCCGAACATCCGCTTCGTCCTGCTCTGTGGGACTGAAGTGAAAGGGCACCTTTCAGGACAGTCACTCCGCCAGCTCCACTCATCAGGTGTTGACAAGGGGAAGATCGTCGGTTCCGAAGGTGCTATCCCGTTCATCGAGAACCTCGATGACGCGGCGATCAAGCGCTTCCAGGAACAGATCGAGATCGTCAACATCATGGAGAGCGAAGATCTCGGCACCATTAAGGCAAAGATCAACGAACTGAAGGGCAAAGACCCTGGTGCGTTCGCTGGCGATGCCATGGTCGTCGAGGTCAAGGAAGCAGGCGGCGCGGCAGAAGAGTCGACCGGCGAAGTACAGCCGCTATCAGGCGAAGTTGTGCTGGTCCACGCAAGGATGAAAGTGATCGAAAAGATGATCACTGACATCGGGTACTGGGACCGATATGCAGCAGGCGTCTACTCAGGCAAGGTCGAAGGGCTGATGATCGGCCTGATCGTCTCATTCGCACTGATTGGATTCTTGTTGATGGGGTGA
- the carA gene encoding glutamine-hydrolyzing carbamoyl-phosphate synthase small subunit yields the protein MKAVLGLEDGTYVVGEGFGAEGTCAGELVFSTQMTGYMEALTDASYAGQILMFTFPQIGNYGVDEKNFQSPAVQTLGCVTQEICDKPATGQSLKRYYEEHGLFGIEGVDTRALTIITRQHGTLRAALIVGSGDHEHAIALARAVPPISNQALIPRVSCKEAYRVPGPGRKIAVIDLGIKRHMVISLNKRGADLGIFPYNTTAEEIEAFEPDALLISNGPGDPMQARDAIKTVSYLIGTMPVFGICMGNQVTALALGAETHKLKFGHRGTNQPVRYLDGRIFITTQNHGFVVDQESLPEGCTCSYTNLNDGTLEGFESSDLEISCVQFHPEAHGGPRDTESHFFDMIMRRIA from the coding sequence ATGAAGGCGGTTCTGGGGCTTGAAGACGGGACATATGTGGTAGGAGAAGGCTTCGGAGCAGAGGGCACCTGCGCCGGCGAACTGGTTTTCTCCACCCAGATGACCGGGTATATGGAGGCGCTGACGGATGCCAGTTATGCCGGCCAGATCCTGATGTTCACGTTCCCACAGATCGGGAACTACGGGGTCGATGAGAAGAACTTCCAGAGTCCGGCAGTGCAGACGCTCGGCTGTGTAACGCAGGAGATCTGCGACAAGCCGGCAACAGGACAGTCTCTGAAGCGATACTACGAAGAGCACGGTCTTTTCGGGATTGAAGGAGTTGACACCAGGGCGCTGACGATTATAACCAGACAGCACGGAACACTCAGGGCTGCACTGATCGTCGGAAGTGGAGACCATGAACATGCGATCGCTCTGGCACGGGCCGTACCTCCAATCTCAAACCAGGCTCTGATCCCACGGGTCTCCTGCAAAGAGGCATACAGGGTTCCTGGTCCAGGAAGGAAGATTGCGGTGATCGATCTCGGGATCAAACGGCATATGGTCATCAGCCTGAATAAACGGGGTGCTGATCTCGGGATATTCCCATACAACACAACTGCTGAGGAGATCGAGGCCTTTGAACCCGATGCACTGCTCATCTCCAACGGACCAGGGGATCCAATGCAGGCCAGGGATGCGATCAAGACCGTCTCATACCTGATCGGGACCATGCCAGTCTTTGGGATCTGCATGGGAAATCAGGTGACCGCGCTGGCGCTGGGAGCTGAGACCCATAAACTGAAGTTCGGTCATCGTGGCACCAATCAGCCGGTAAGGTACCTGGATGGGAGGATTTTTATCACCACCCAGAACCACGGCTTCGTCGTAGACCAGGAGTCCCTCCCTGAGGGGTGTACCTGTAGTTATACCAATTTAAACGACGGAACCCTAGAAGGGTTTGAATCCTCAGACCTAGAAATCTCCTGCGTTCAATTCCATCCCGAGGCCCATGGCGGTCCCCGGGATACAGAGAGTCACTTTTTTGATATGATTATGCGGAGGATAGCCTGA
- a CDS encoding tetrahydromethanopterin S-methyltransferase subunit F — MAEEGSKAAGPIRMVAINNMVENMRYKSQILARTNKLESGIMDSGLVGFAAGMLVALVLIVVPALVLM, encoded by the coding sequence ATGGCAGAAGAAGGCTCAAAGGCTGCTGGACCCATCAGAATGGTCGCCATAAACAATATGGTCGAAAACATGCGCTACAAGTCGCAGATCCTTGCAAGAACCAACAAACTTGAGTCCGGTATTATGGACTCAGGTCTTGTCGGGTTTGCAGCAGGGATGCTTGTAGCACTGGTCCTGATTGTGGTACCAGCATTAGTACTGATGTGA